From the Bacillus tuaregi genome, one window contains:
- a CDS encoding biotin--[acetyl-CoA-carboxylase] ligase, giving the protein MQSELRKRLLDAFTNSGDEFLSGQYLAELIGCTRTAVWKHIEELRKEGFELEAVRRKGYRIVKVPEKITANEVRLGLLTKRLGQNIHYEEKIDSTQKMALQLSLDGASEGTVVIAEEQTAGRGRMARTWFSPKYTGVWMSVILRPQLLPHKAPQLTLVTAVAVVQAIEELASIKPQIKWPNDILLNGKKITGILTELQAESDRINSVIIGIGMNVNQEQEMYPEELRSIATSLRIETGKSINRAELIRLVLAKLEYLYDLYLQEGFEPIKILWESYAISIGKMITARMVQGDLYGKALGITDDGALMLEDETGKVHLVYSADIELS; this is encoded by the coding sequence GTGCAATCAGAGCTAAGAAAACGATTGCTTGATGCTTTTACCAATAGTGGGGATGAATTTTTATCTGGTCAATATTTAGCAGAATTAATTGGATGTACGAGAACGGCTGTATGGAAGCATATTGAAGAGCTTCGTAAGGAAGGCTTTGAGCTTGAAGCGGTCAGAAGAAAAGGATATCGAATTGTGAAAGTACCAGAAAAAATAACGGCGAATGAGGTTCGGCTTGGATTGTTGACAAAAAGGCTGGGACAAAATATTCATTACGAGGAAAAGATAGATTCAACGCAAAAAATGGCCCTTCAGTTGAGCCTTGATGGTGCTTCTGAAGGCACTGTTGTGATTGCGGAAGAACAAACGGCGGGGCGGGGAAGAATGGCCAGAACTTGGTTCTCACCCAAATATACTGGTGTATGGATGAGTGTGATTCTACGGCCCCAGCTTTTGCCGCACAAGGCCCCGCAATTAACATTAGTAACAGCTGTGGCAGTTGTACAAGCGATTGAGGAATTAGCCTCCATTAAGCCGCAAATAAAATGGCCTAATGATATTCTATTGAATGGGAAAAAAATTACCGGCATTTTGACAGAGCTACAGGCAGAAAGTGATCGGATCAATTCGGTCATTATCGGAATCGGGATGAATGTTAATCAAGAACAGGAGATGTATCCGGAAGAACTCCGCTCTATTGCAACTTCGTTAAGAATTGAAACGGGAAAAAGTATAAATCGTGCTGAGCTAATTCGATTGGTATTAGCGAAGCTTGAATACTTATATGATTTGTATTTACAGGAAGGCTTTGAGCCGATTAAAATCTTATGGGAAAGCTATGCAATCAGTATAGGGAAGATGATTACAGCAAGAATGGTGCAAGGGGATTTATACGGAAAAGCACTTGGCATTACCGATGATGGAGCCTTAATGCTTGAGGATGAAACAGGGAAAGTTCATTTGGTATATTCTGCAGATATTGAGCTGTCGTGA
- the bshA gene encoding N-acetyl-alpha-D-glucosaminyl L-malate synthase BshA — protein MKTKLKIGITCYPTVGGSGVIATELGKMLAEKGHSIHFISSSLPFRLKKMYHNIYYHQVEVNQYSVFQYPPYDIALASKMAEVIRREKLDLLHVHYAIPHAVCAILAKQMSGRNIKIVTTLHGTDITVLGYDASLTDAIRFGIEESDAVTAVSHSLIAETYDLVKPRNKIMPVYNFIDERVYHKISTCHLKEEYEINQHEKVVIHVSNFRNVKRVPDVVRAFAKIVAQIPAKLLLVGDGPEFSIVSQLVEKLDIQDHVLFLGKQDNLEELYSISDLMLLLSEKESFGLVALEAMACGVPCIGMNIGGIPEVIQDGVNGYLCELGDIEQIAEKAVQLLTDEQKHKVFSQHSVQIVNDHFRAEKIVEQYEQIYYQLLKSGEVG, from the coding sequence ATGAAAACAAAACTCAAAATTGGCATTACCTGTTACCCAACTGTTGGTGGTTCAGGAGTTATTGCAACTGAATTGGGAAAAATGCTAGCGGAGAAGGGTCATAGCATCCACTTTATATCATCCAGCCTGCCCTTTAGATTGAAGAAAATGTATCATAATATTTACTATCATCAGGTAGAGGTAAATCAATATTCTGTTTTTCAATATCCACCATATGATATTGCTCTTGCCAGTAAAATGGCAGAAGTCATAAGAAGAGAAAAACTTGATTTACTTCATGTGCATTATGCAATTCCTCATGCTGTATGTGCTATTTTAGCTAAGCAAATGTCAGGAAGAAATATCAAAATTGTTACTACCCTACATGGTACAGATATCACGGTACTTGGTTATGATGCATCGTTAACAGATGCTATTCGCTTTGGTATAGAAGAATCTGACGCGGTTACGGCCGTGTCTCATTCCTTAATTGCTGAAACCTATGATCTTGTCAAACCAAGAAATAAAATCATGCCAGTCTATAATTTTATCGATGAGAGGGTCTATCATAAAATATCGACTTGTCATCTAAAAGAAGAATATGAAATCAATCAGCATGAAAAGGTTGTTATTCATGTTTCAAACTTCCGAAATGTCAAGCGTGTTCCAGATGTCGTAAGGGCATTTGCTAAAATTGTAGCACAAATTCCTGCCAAGCTTTTACTGGTTGGTGATGGACCGGAATTTTCCATTGTCAGCCAGTTGGTTGAAAAATTAGATATCCAGGACCATGTGCTTTTCCTCGGAAAACAGGATAATCTTGAGGAATTGTATTCCATCAGTGATTTAATGCTCCTTTTATCAGAAAAAGAAAGCTTTGGTCTTGTAGCCCTCGAGGCAATGGCATGTGGAGTTCCATGTATCGGGATGAATATCGGCGGTATTCCTGAAGTGATTCAGGATGGTGTTAATGGGTATTTATGCGAGTTAGGAGATATCGAGCAAATAGCAGAAAAAGCGGTCCAACTCCTAACGGATGAACAAAAGCATAAGGTGTTTTCACAGCATTCTGTCCAGATAGTGAATGATCACTTTCGGGCTGAAAAGATTGTGGAGCAGTATGAACAAATATATTATCAATTATTGAAAAGTGGTGAAGTGGGATGA
- the panB gene encoding 3-methyl-2-oxobutanoate hydroxymethyltransferase yields MKQTTDFMKMKKNGEAIAMITAYDYPSAKHADQAEADVILVGDSLGMVVLGYDSTIPVTVEDMIHHTKAVKRGAKDTFTIVDLPFASYHLSIKDTIMTSARMMQESGANAVKLEGADGVLEHIKALTQAGIPVCSHLGLTPQSVGVLGGYKVQGKNAEAARKLIEDAKKCEEAGAFMIVLECVPKQLATKISSLLTIPTIGIGAGDGTDGQVLVYHDVAGYGVERVAKFVKQYCSIDGMVVEGLKQYVSEVKSREFPAEKHSYTMAEEELQTLYGGK; encoded by the coding sequence ATGAAGCAAACTACTGATTTTATGAAAATGAAAAAAAACGGCGAAGCAATAGCCATGATTACAGCGTATGATTATCCGTCTGCAAAGCATGCAGACCAGGCTGAGGCTGATGTCATTCTTGTAGGGGATTCGCTTGGTATGGTCGTACTAGGATATGATTCCACCATTCCTGTTACAGTAGAAGATATGATCCACCATACAAAAGCCGTTAAAAGAGGTGCGAAAGATACTTTCACCATTGTTGATCTTCCTTTTGCTAGCTATCATCTCTCCATTAAGGATACGATTATGACAAGCGCGAGGATGATGCAGGAAAGCGGTGCAAATGCTGTAAAGCTGGAAGGTGCCGATGGTGTACTAGAGCATATTAAAGCTTTAACACAGGCTGGTATCCCTGTATGCTCACATCTTGGGTTAACGCCGCAATCTGTTGGTGTATTAGGTGGCTACAAGGTACAAGGGAAAAATGCCGAAGCAGCTAGAAAGCTCATAGAGGACGCCAAAAAATGTGAAGAAGCTGGTGCCTTTATGATTGTTCTTGAATGTGTTCCTAAACAATTAGCAACTAAAATTAGTAGTCTACTAACGATTCCTACCATTGGAATTGGTGCTGGTGATGGTACAGATGGACAAGTTCTCGTTTACCATGATGTGGCTGGCTATGGTGTTGAACGAGTGGCGAAATTTGTTAAACAATACTGCTCTATAGATGGAATGGTTGTGGAAGGCTTAAAGCAGTATGTGAGTGAGGTAAAATCTAGAGAATTTCCAGCAGAAAAACATAGTTATACAATGGCAGAGGAAGAGTTGCAGACTCTTTATGGTGGGAAATGA
- a CDS encoding nucleotide pyrophosphohydrolase, with translation MSNDKTIKDLQKEVDDYISQFKEGYFSPLAMTARMTEELGELAREVNHYFGEKPKKSTEQENTIEEELGDLLFVLICFANSLHIDLEEAHNRVMKKFNTRDKDRWTKIDES, from the coding sequence TTGTCAAATGATAAAACAATAAAGGATCTTCAAAAGGAAGTGGATGATTATATTAGTCAATTTAAAGAAGGTTATTTCAGTCCGCTGGCGATGACGGCTCGAATGACTGAGGAATTAGGTGAACTGGCTAGAGAGGTTAATCATTACTTTGGAGAAAAGCCTAAAAAATCGACAGAGCAGGAAAATACGATTGAAGAAGAGCTTGGCGATTTACTATTTGTTTTGATTTGCTTTGCGAATTCCTTACATATAGATCTTGAAGAAGCTCATAACCGGGTGATGAAAAAGTTTAATACGAGGGACAAAGACCGCTGGACAAAAATCGATGAATCGTAA
- a CDS encoding YitT family protein, producing the protein MVFGIKYKNILFILLGASIYSFGIVHFNMQNNLAEGGFTGITLLFYFLFYWDPSYVNLILNIPLFFLGWKILGRKSLIYTIIGTVAVSLFLWIFQRYQINMPLKEDMTLAALFAGVSLGVGLGIIFRFGGTTGGVDIIARLVYKYNGWSMGKTMFIFDAVVITLSLIFYLDYHEAMYTLVLVFISARVIDFMQEGAYSARGAMIISERNDEIADKILQEMCRGVTVLKGYGSYTKQDREVLYCVVAKNEIVRLKSVIMEVDPHAFVSISIVHDVIGEGFTLDENKKPIVH; encoded by the coding sequence ATGGTTTTTGGCATCAAATACAAAAATATTTTATTTATTCTCCTAGGTGCTAGCATCTATTCATTTGGCATTGTTCATTTTAATATGCAGAATAACTTAGCAGAGGGTGGCTTTACTGGAATAACACTTTTGTTTTATTTTCTATTTTATTGGGACCCTTCTTATGTCAATTTAATCTTAAATATTCCTTTATTTTTTCTTGGTTGGAAAATACTAGGCAGGAAATCCTTAATTTATACAATAATAGGAACAGTAGCCGTTTCTCTATTTCTCTGGATTTTTCAAAGGTATCAGATTAATATGCCTCTTAAAGAAGACATGACATTGGCTGCCCTCTTTGCAGGGGTGTCCCTTGGGGTCGGGTTAGGGATTATTTTCCGGTTTGGCGGTACAACCGGAGGGGTTGATATTATTGCACGCCTCGTCTATAAATATAATGGCTGGAGCATGGGAAAGACGATGTTTATTTTTGATGCCGTCGTCATTACCTTATCACTCATTTTTTATTTAGATTACCATGAAGCCATGTATACCCTTGTGTTAGTTTTTATTTCAGCAAGAGTTATTGACTTTATGCAGGAAGGCGCCTATTCAGCAAGAGGAGCGATGATTATTTCTGAGCGCAACGATGAAATTGCCGATAAGATTCTTCAGGAGATGTGCAGAGGAGTTACGGTGCTAAAGGGCTATGGTTCCTATACAAAACAGGACAGGGAAGTATTGTATTGCGTTGTAGCTAAAAATGAGATTGTTCGTTTAAAAAGCGTGATTATGGAGGTGGATCCGCATGCATTCGTATCCATCAGTATCGTCCACGATGTCATTGGGGAAGGCTTCACATTAGATGAAAACAAGAAGCCAATTGTTCATTAA
- the mgsA gene encoding methylglyoxal synthase: MNIALIAHDKKKDDMIRFTTAYQAILQEHTLFATGTTGQKIMDATGLTVTRFQSGPLGGDQEIGALIANNKMDMVFFFRDPLTAQPHEPDVTALIRLCDVYSVPLATNMGTGEVLIRGLERNDLSWRNIVRGEVPDNNME; encoded by the coding sequence ATGAATATTGCGTTGATTGCCCATGATAAGAAAAAAGATGATATGATACGTTTTACCACTGCCTATCAAGCAATTCTACAGGAGCATACTTTATTTGCTACGGGTACAACTGGTCAAAAAATAATGGATGCAACGGGGCTAACGGTTACTCGGTTTCAATCAGGACCGCTCGGTGGTGATCAGGAAATTGGAGCGTTGATTGCCAATAATAAAATGGATATGGTTTTTTTCTTTCGCGATCCATTAACCGCACAGCCACACGAGCCTGATGTAACAGCGTTAATTCGACTATGTGATGTGTATTCCGTACCACTCGCAACGAATATGGGAACAGGAGAGGTATTGATTAGAGGCCTAGAGCGCAATGATTTGTCCTGGCGTAATATTGTTAGAGGAGAAGTACCCGATAATAATATGGAGTAA
- a CDS encoding CCA tRNA nucleotidyltransferase: MMPIFKRAIPLFERLEAAGFEAYFVGGCVRDYILGKEIADVDIATSATPEEVKHIFPKTIDVGIEHGTVIVLWDKETYELTTFRTDGEYHDFRRPSDVTFIRSLEEDLKRRDFTMNSMAMNKEGQIIDPFYGQEAIHNRIIKTVGSAAERFHEDALRMMRAVRFVSQLNFSIDSETFLALKANAGLLEKIATERKTLEFEKLLKGEDRMAGFKLLLDSGLYQYLPGLRNQEKALEQLLQYDIRELTTIEIWSLLLLLVGIETDEAEHFLRKWKLPVKKIKMIKHIVGWVRYRLNSQWNREDLYHAGDEHILPAERIFNIYQHRPISESMAELTEKYEKLTIKSRHQLAVSGHDLMEWCNKTGGPWVNEKLNQIEKAVINNVVNNNRDSIREWLLKCNQS; encoded by the coding sequence ATGATGCCGATTTTTAAAAGAGCCATCCCTCTTTTTGAGAGATTGGAAGCAGCTGGTTTTGAAGCTTATTTTGTCGGCGGCTGTGTTCGAGATTACATACTAGGTAAGGAAATCGCCGATGTGGATATTGCCACTTCGGCAACTCCAGAGGAAGTAAAACACATTTTTCCTAAGACAATTGATGTCGGGATTGAACACGGAACCGTCATTGTCCTATGGGATAAGGAAACCTACGAATTAACAACGTTTCGTACAGATGGAGAATATCATGATTTTCGCAGACCTAGTGATGTCACTTTTATTCGTAGCCTGGAAGAGGATCTAAAACGTCGTGATTTTACGATGAATAGCATGGCGATGAACAAGGAAGGTCAAATAATTGATCCATTTTATGGTCAAGAGGCTATTCACAATAGAATCATCAAAACAGTGGGCTCTGCTGCAGAACGTTTTCATGAGGATGCATTAAGGATGATGAGGGCCGTTCGCTTTGTTAGTCAATTAAACTTTTCCATTGATTCGGAAACCTTCTTAGCCTTAAAGGCAAATGCCGGACTGCTGGAAAAAATTGCAACAGAACGAAAAACACTTGAGTTTGAAAAGCTGCTGAAGGGTGAAGACAGAATGGCAGGCTTTAAGCTTCTGCTGGATTCAGGTCTATATCAGTATTTACCAGGACTGCGAAATCAAGAAAAAGCACTTGAGCAATTGCTTCAGTACGATATAAGAGAATTAACCACCATTGAAATCTGGTCGTTATTATTATTGCTAGTAGGGATTGAAACCGACGAAGCAGAGCATTTTTTAAGAAAATGGAAGCTACCCGTAAAAAAAATCAAAATGATTAAACACATCGTCGGTTGGGTGCGGTACCGCCTGAATTCGCAATGGAATCGAGAAGATCTCTATCATGCAGGTGATGAGCACATTCTACCTGCGGAAAGAATTTTTAATATTTATCAGCATCGTCCCATATCAGAATCTATGGCAGAGCTGACAGAGAAATATGAAAAGCTGACCATCAAAAGTCGTCATCAACTTGCTGTTAGTGGACATGATTTAATGGAATGGTGTAACAAGACAGGCGGACCATGGGTAAATGAAAAGCTGAATCAAATTGAGAAGGCCGTTATAAATAATGTGGTTAACAATAATAGAGATTCTATAAGGGAGTGGCTGTTAAAGTGCAATCAGAGCTAA
- the dapB gene encoding 4-hydroxy-tetrahydrodipicolinate reductase produces the protein MEKTKIIIAGPRGRMGSEAVKLVERTEQYELVAVVDHKHGGKLLNELTGVSALPVPVFADISECLSEIKADVLIDLTTPEVGMHHTKTALEFGVRPVVGTTGFTKENLKELEELCREKETGCIIAPNFALGAVLMMKFSQLAGRYFQDVEIIELHHDKKLDAPSGTAVKTAEMISQFREEKSQGHPDEKETLQGARGAEFSGMHIHSVRLPGLIAHQQVMFGAEGQTLTIRHDSYDRVSFMSGVKLAVDTVKNLTTLVYGLENIIE, from the coding sequence ATGGAAAAAACAAAAATAATCATTGCAGGTCCGCGGGGGAGAATGGGATCTGAAGCAGTTAAGCTTGTTGAGAGGACCGAACAATATGAATTAGTCGCAGTCGTAGACCACAAGCATGGTGGAAAATTATTAAATGAATTAACAGGTGTTTCAGCATTGCCGGTACCTGTTTTCGCTGATATCTCTGAATGCTTATCGGAAATTAAGGCAGACGTGCTAATTGACTTAACAACACCAGAGGTTGGAATGCATCACACGAAAACCGCACTAGAATTTGGCGTACGTCCAGTAGTGGGGACAACTGGATTTACAAAAGAAAATCTTAAAGAGCTTGAAGAGCTATGCCGAGAAAAAGAAACAGGCTGTATTATTGCGCCAAACTTTGCTTTAGGTGCTGTGCTCATGATGAAGTTTTCACAGTTAGCAGGAAGATATTTCCAGGATGTAGAAATTATTGAATTGCATCACGATAAAAAGCTAGATGCTCCATCAGGAACGGCAGTAAAAACGGCTGAAATGATTTCCCAGTTTAGAGAAGAAAAATCACAGGGTCATCCTGATGAAAAAGAAACGCTACAAGGTGCAAGAGGGGCTGAGTTTTCGGGAATGCACATTCATTCTGTCCGTTTACCAGGATTAATTGCGCATCAGCAGGTGATGTTTGGCGCCGAAGGACAAACGCTAACCATTCGCCATGATTCCTATGATCGAGTTTCGTTTATGTCTGGAGTAAAACTAGCAGTAGATACAGTTAAGAATCTTACTACACTTGTATATGGTTTGGAAAATATTATTGAATAA